ACCATCTTTGGCTTGGAAAGGGAGTTTGTTGTGGCCAGTGCAGGtaatttttaaaagtctttttttaatataaaataccTAGGTTTTGTGTACCACTGTGTGCGGTTTGTTCATAGAAAATCACCTgatctttttataaaaaaaagatataaattaaGAATTCCATCATGTTTTATATAAACCTGAAATCCTGTCACAAAGACTACTTGTTCCTCTGTTTTCCCCATTTGTATTAtttaattcttctttttctgtacCAAGGTAAAACTGTTAGGAAATCTTGACACAGGCCGGATAATCTTAAGTACAGGCTTATTGTGTGATTGTGaggagtgtgtgtatgtgtgagtaGTTTGTCCTATTTGAATGCATATTTTGTGTATTAATGCAGgcattctttgtgttttgtatcTCTTTCTGCCTGCAGCAGCCTCCATGACTGCGTTGGTGGTGACGGCATTCATCATCTGGTGCGTGTGCGCAGCCAAGTCCGGTCGTCAAAAAGACGGCTTCCATCGCCTGCGACAGCACCGTGAAGATTACGACGACGACGAGATACGTCTCGCCTCCATGGGCTCCAAGAAATCTCTGCTTGCCAATGAGTTTCAGGATGAGAGTGAAAGCGAAGAGGAGACTTTGTATGCGAACAAAATCTGAGAAATGTTGAACCACTTTAGTCCAGTGCTGAACCCCCACCACTGTCATACTACAGATCAGCAAAGGAGCATGCAAAACTCAAGACTGAGCTGCCTCTCTGTGTCGGTGTATTAAAACTGTaagataattctttttttaaactccacaTCATTAGTCTCAGCCTTGATTACTTGGATTTCAGTTTTgctaaatgaatttttttttttttcctcccgaGCCATTTAAGACTATTCCCTTAGGTCAAACTCCGTCCAGCCCATCAAGTCCAAAACAACCTGTTTGATAGTAGACAAATCTCCTCcaggtgtttttgctgtttttattttcaaactatttataaaaatagtttttatttattagtccAAGACAAAATGGTGGCACAGCAATGTCCAAGCCTTTAGGTGACTGAATCCAACACGGTGCCTTGTCTTCTCTAAACTTTATACTACTTGCTTCATGCCGGGATTTGATCCAAAACTCAGGTGGTTTTGCGGGAAATATATGAGATCAGGGGATCTGAGATCCAAAGCGTGCAGTTGAAATTGGCTTATCTGTTCTCAGCAGATTTATGTTTGTATGTTTGGGAGGAAGCTTAAAAATGTCATGGAGAATTTGTTAAAAAGCTTCATTCTAACTCTGCCTTGTTAATGGAGTGTTTTCCTGTTGTGATCCAGCATTGTGCAAGCTGAAAatagattgttgttttttttttaatcactggcCAAGACAGAAACCTACAGGTAATTGTGAAAAGAATGTATTCTATTATCTTTGAGTCTGTtgaaatctgtaaaaaaaacaaaaaccctgcTGACTTTCACTAATGTCACATGACATCTGTGCCCAAATTCTTTTAACAGAAATATTTGGAATCTTCTGAGTTTCTTTTTCACTACGGTGACTTAAATTTGGAATGAACAACAAATGactaagcaaaataaaatgtttttgtttgttctaaaAACCAAAGGGCGTGTTATGCAGAAAATGGATCATGGTTTATGACAGTGTgactatattcaccaatctttTTAGGCAGCATCAGTCTCTATGGGGATGTTTGTTAGAACATTTTGAACAAGTTTGTCAGAGGTTCATCACAATTTGAAAGTTTTACCATGAAATCGTTTTTCCTTACATGACTAGAAGGAAATTGAAGAATGATGGATGAGATTTTCATATGTTTGGACTAACTTGCGGATCTCCAAACTATGGGTTGTCTACAACTGTTTCATTGCTTTGCATGGCTTTGAAGCAATACAAATGTTGCCGTGACAGGTTTGCTGTAATTTCTACAGCTGTTTTGTCGAGAAATGATTGTGGAGAAACACTTTTGTAAGTTATTTTTCCTATACTGTGCATAAGATCTGTATATGAACTTTGGAATAccatttttgtgtgttattgttgCACAGTGTTGGTGTAAAGATTTTATATAAACTGGaatgaaatgtaaatatttatcaATTGTGATTGGGAGTGAAAAAGTGCACTTTGTGTTTACCATAAATCCACAATATAACATCTCAAAGCTTTGTTATACCATGACAGGCTAATATTCACAAGACCTCACAAaacaaggaaataaaataattcacTGCACATCTTTCTATTGTCTTCAGTTTTCATGGAACTGCTTTgcaattgttgatttttcttttcttcatggaTCTTATATTAAGAATAGTGCAAGTATTctcatcagaatcagctttattggccaagtacAGTGTGGATACAAGGAATTTAGCCTCGGTGTCTTATGCTCTCGTGCAAACCAAACAAGGTATAGAATGGTGAAAAGGTAAAGAcaagagaaaaatataaagataaaataaattaaaatacattagCAGTTATCGTTTTCTGTTCCGTGCTCTGTGACTtgtcaggagttcatcagagtgACAGCTTGGGGAAGAAACAGACTTTGTTTCCGGTTCCTGAGCCTGGACCATTATAGATCCTGAATGGAGGGAAGGCTggaaccaataatcctctcagcagatctgatgattcCCTGCAGTTTTGCCCTGTCATGTCTAGTTGCAGATCCCAACCAGACCAtgatggatgtggtcaggacagactggatCATTACATAATTCTTCAGACAGAAGAATTCTGTCTGTTCTCCTCAATTCAGTCACTTAGCAACCAATGTTAGTTAAAACACCAACCAGTTTTCCAcagcagctcctgaggcagGGTAAACTTAGTGTCACAGgaagtacaacctctgctgagcctttttctGGAGTGAGTCAATGTGATAGGTTCACTTAAGGTCCCGAGAGACGGTGGACCCTAGGAAGCTTTGTGAGTCTGTGGAGTGGATGGTGCTGTTGAGAATTGTGAGTGGAGGGGATGGGGTAGAGGGGGTTCCTCCTGACGTCACTGTCATCTCATTAATTTTAAAGATTAGATATTTATGTGCCAAGCAAGACTGACAAAAGgttggaaaagaaaagagtgGAAAGACAGAAGAGccaaacacatttgaaaaaatcaaACATACTTGACTTGTTCAAGGTTCTGCTACCTAAACATGGCATGGTTCAGCTGACAAATTGAAAAGTACAATGTTGTGAAAGCATTTTCAGAAAAACTTTAACAATTTAATGGTGCCATATTTGTAATGTTCACCTTCAGGAGctgcaaatcagctttcactgatttgcagtGGTGGtttgcccttcctgacacaacgcTGTTTTTTacccgggctggggaccagcacagtgcCACAttaaaaacccttgtgctatcttagatgacccccacccttactttgacgtgttctccctaccatgacaaaggtggataaaggtggaaagatttcatgtaatccatggacaccagtgaagatcacaaatcattgaagaaaaaggttcagagcactgtctagtgggtctagatgacccaactcccaatgttatagtgcctaggacagcacaagggttacgaaaaaTTCATTTTGTAATAGGCAGAGGGGAGCTCCACAGGCTGGGACCAAACTCCATATTTTAAGCCAACACAGAGTGGATCTATGAAGGACTACTCCAGAATGGAGGTGTGTAGGGTATAAAGTTTTCAAAGGAATAATCCACAtgttcatttttactgtttgtgcCATAATTTCACCTGCCTTGACCTTTCAAATGTGGTTCTGTTAAACAGGcgggaaaaaagtaaaaataatataaaaaagtaaaagatttgTTACCACGAGGTATTTtgtttacaataataaaatgttccATCAAAAACAAACGTGCTTTTAAAAAACGTTTCCGCAACTAAACTTTAGTCAGTTGAGGAGTCATTGCCTATCAGCCTCAGCTGCGGGAAAACAGACGCGGTTTCTTTTTGTCACGTGACCACCTCCTCAAGTTGGTGACGTCgcagaacaacaaaaatggcaggaCTAGGAAGCAGCAACTACTGGGAAGGTAATCCATCAAGAATTTGACCCAAGTCACGTTAAAGTTTTATACAGAACGACACCGCTAGGTCTCGTGTACCTGGTGCCGTTAGGAATTGTGTCTGCGTCTTTGCCATTACTCTGTGATTTAAGCAACAACAGGTTAGCCGACATGCTAACTAACGCATCGACGCCGAACTGAACTAAGCTGCCAAAGCCTCACCGTCCAACTTTAAACTGATTATCAACTGAGCGCTCCTCGTTTGTCTTTCGATAGATTCAAAACAATACCTAAATTAAAGAatatatatttgtgtattttttgttggtCTCGAAAAAAACCAAGCCATAAATCATGAAGGGATCAAGAAACCCGGCGTCTAGAGTAAGACGTAAGAGACGTCTCGATGAACTcccctctgtttttttctgtaaaacatttGCTATCCATCAACTGTATAAACCCCATCAGTACAGGTTTCtgagttcaaataaaaattacCCAACTTGTCTTTAGCTTTACAGAAGCCTTATCATGAGTtaaacatttatataaaaaatcagCAATATGGTTCGATAAAGGGAAAACTTTAAAAGGTTCAGGTTATTTATGCTCAACCTCTAATCAGTACTTTAAGTATGCAGGTGTACCAATTTTTCTACAGAATGAAACATACATATCTCTGTTTTAGTTAACATGTTTAGGTCAGGATCATTTAGTCTGGGTGTGATGACAGTTTGGGGTTTCATATCCGTCTTGCCCATACAGTACCTATATCCGGCctcaaatatgtttgtttttagtcctttatGCTGCTTTTGTTGCAGATTTGAGGAAGCAGGCTAGGCAGTTGGAAAATGAACTGGACCTGAAGCTGGTCTCATTCAGTAAACTGTGCACCAGCTACAGCAGCTCCAGGGATGGACGTCGAGGAGACACGTAAGATCTCTGCACTCTTCAAATGACACTCATCTCTAAAGCAAATGCCCATCATTTTCTGAAATTATGTATTTAACATGAATTgcccatttttgttttatgtatttgttcttTAGATACAGTGCAAGCTTTACTTAATTACTAATTCAGTTTACTAATAACATAATTGGTCTAAACCCAAGTGTGTCTTTTTGGTAAAGGTCCATGTTTCTTTGACTAAGCTGTGGTGCCAACCTCTTTGATATTTGCTTTTTAACAAATGAATATTGACTCTAGTGAGGACACATTTGCATCAAATATAAATAACTTCAAAATGGTGAGGTCAAATCCAAAGATTTTTTTGGCCTTTTAGCAGAGGAGCCTCTGCTGCAAACAACAACCTTTAATACTTAAAGAGCCATTTAGGGCTGTTTCTCACTGATCAAAATGTAGTAGGAACCACAAAGTCTTTCAAAATTGTTGATACTGCTTTGCATTTAAACcattgatcattttaaattacaaaaaaggaaatttgcagagaaaaaggtcaacaattttgtttctggtgtccttagacagctctttggtcttggccatagtggagtttggggAATGACTGTTTAAGGTtatggacaggtgtctttcatATAGATaatgagttcaaacaggtgacattaatacaggtaatgagtggaggacagaggatcctcttacagaaaaagttacaggtctgtgaaagACAGGAATCTTGCTTGTAggtaatttacaaataaattctttaaaaatccgaCGATgggattttctgcttttttcttctcattttctctctcatagttgagatatacctatgatgaaaattacaggcctctctcatcttttctagtgggagaacttgcacaattgatggctgactaaatactttttgccccactgtataaaaacattcaaatgggTTTTCTTAGCAACCCCCTTCTGTATAGCAAATAAACAATGTTGTGCAGTATAAAATAGTTTGTGCTTGATTAAGTAAATAGAGCGATCAAAGATGGAACGTTTCAGTAATGTTTTGATAGTTTTTCAAATCTGTGTATTCTGGAGGATTGGAAAGCTTTCAGTGCTGCTTGATGTAGTGCAGTGACAAAGGTACAAAAAcgttgctgtttatttttactgttctaGAGCCACCTTGGCCATAAATTTGTAAACCTAACTGATCTAATTTAATTCAATGCTAACTAATCATTTTACAAAGTTGGGGTTaccattaatttatttttcttcataatgAAGAGATAGAAGTGCCACATGTGATGCCAGAGCCTGAGATTGCAGATCCATATTTTAGACTGTGCATCTTTTAAAGTAGATATAAAatgtgatttgaaaaaaaaaaagatctctgCATGCAAATGTGGTTTCTTGTTTGGAGTTGCATTCAGGAGTCTGAGCTGGCAGAAACACAGCTACGACAACAAATTTGTCCCTGTACTCTTGAGTAAAAAATGTACTCGAAGAAAGGCCTTTATCCATTAATGAACCTCATGCAATTGCTCTGAGTAACTTTGATTAAATTTAACCATGAAACATGACTGATCTTGTAGGCTTGAAAAGTTGAAAAAGAGAAGATGGTTCATGCCAActaaagttctttatttttacatgaaaatctTTTATGTAAAATCTCGTTCATTCAGGATGGATCCAtagcagaaaacattcatttggAGTTGGGTTTTCTTTGTAACTGCTCACTGTTCCCACTTGCCTCTCTACAGCTCGGATACCACCCCACTTCTCAACAACTCCACTCAGGACAGGATGTTTGACACCATGTCCGTGGAGATCGAGCAGCTTTTAGCCAAAGTAAGTCGTTTTAGCCAGATGAAATGTAAAAGCATTGAGAAAACTTTAGTCATTGTTTTCCTCAGAAAGTTTGCAATTCAACCAGAAATTATTCAAACTTTGAGTGTCGATATTAACTCTGAAAACATCCAGAAAGTAAATGTGTGATTGGGTTtaataggaaaaaaaggaaacattagaAAAAGTCACTGCATTATGAGCACAGCGTCTGCAGGGGAAACCATATTACTTACTTCagtggtgattttttttttttttttaggataaaaTTCTAGCATGATATGTGAGCCTAACCTGCGTGAGCTTGTAAGTCTCTCTGATTGAGCTTCTTTACGTCTTTCAGCTTACTGCCGTCAACGATAAGATGGCAGAGTACACTAACACACCGGGCACAGCTTCTCTGAATGCTGCCCTCATGCACACCCTCCAGAGACACAGAGACATTCTGCAGGTGAGTCATTCATTATTATCTCTTTTAGTTCAATAtgctacaaagaaaaaaaaaatcatagatgACCTGTTTCTTGACGCCACACAtggatgtgtttttatttattttttggtcctttttttGCTGTCTTCTCAGGATTACACTCATGAATTCCACAAAACCAAGGGCAACTTTCTGGCCATTCGAGAAAGAGAAGACCTCCTAGGTTCTGTCAGAAAAGACATTGAGTGAGTATAAAAATAGGCCTCTACAGCTGAGACATCAGTTGTGTCACAACTGGAAAGATGAGATCATAGCTGCTGATAGAAACCATTCAACTCCAGTGGTCAGTTAccttttataccatggtccgggtggaTACTAGatgctgattggctgctgggtgtgatttaaaaagtgataatccatagtgataatgcacgcctaaaaaagaagttccggtcacaaaTCTTAAATGCTCTGTCTTattgcgctggcttctttaaagcagacttttgcttcatcatctggacataAACAAGTGGTTTCTCTCTAAATTGATGCTTTAATTAACCAATCGTGACAATCAGCCTATTTATCGCTTTCCTTTgtcgctgcagtcgaggtcagTGCTGGGTGACATGTTAtcatgttaccatgacaacacgctGCATCACGtcacaaatagtctgctttttgttagAAAGCCatttaaaccaaacaaataaGACTAAAGTGCTAAAAACTGattagatatttatttattttgtaagtgaccatggtaaaaGTGGGATAATGGCTTTCAAAGTGTGCTTTATCAGACATTAAGGCAGcgttggacggttcaggcttccacggcgtgcgttcatttctgataatgcactcGTGGTCGGCCAATATCACTTACTCAACACTGAGGTGAAAGATGGATGCTGGCTTGTGCGGCTTtgcctgttttttaatttttatttgaaataatctGGTTGATCCCGCAAATCGGCTTAAATGTCTTTGATTTCTGGGGAAATGATCAGAATTTTTCCCTTTGGCATGCTCTTATGAAAATTTCTGATTAACACTTAAAGAAGAAGCCCTTTGGCCTTGGATGGAAGGAGTATGTGCTATCATAAATAAGTTGTAGGATCCTCACTGACCATGACTCCtgtaaatgttgtgtttttttttttcttttctcaatggtgtattgattttttttttttttttacacagcagTCAGCTTATGGGGAGCACTGCAGGGCTTTCATTGATCCCACTCCATCTGCCTTAGATGCAGATCTCTTACAGAGGAACACATACCTGTACTCCGCTGTCCTGAAGTCACTTATCAGTATGGAGGGGTTTTTTGAGACACTCTGCCGGTCAAACGGTCGAACAACCTCGAGCGTTAAATAATGTAATCTTTCAAAATTGCTAGGTTCAGATCTTTTTCTGTTCTCCCTGTCTAAAATCTATTGGAAACCTTGTACGAACTAAGAAATGAGGTCAGTGAAGCCTCTTTTTGTTGAGAGATGTGACCGATTTCTGCACAGTTGTTGCACTGTGGGTGACGATGACTTTTGAActttctgctgttgttttttttttttaaatactacaacaaaacataaacttttgagctaaaattatttctttttctaagcTCATGAGAACATACTTTCCTCAATGTTTTTAGCTCCACTGCACCTTTTTCGGCTTCTCTTCTTTATTCTTTGTGCCACTAGCTAATGAGGACCAGTAGCGTCCAGCTCTAATGTGACACTCATCCTTTTCTCTTCCAAAGGCTTAACCTCCACTGCTGTCATTTATTACCAAAAGTTAAATATGATAGAGAATAGGGATGGGCGATATATCTGTGCCAGCATCGGTATCGAACATTATTTGCACAATTAAAGTTTATCGGCccgatgtaaaaaaaaaaaaaaaacctaccgATATTCTACagactgttttcagaaacattttattttttaaatgtacacttATTCCTAATAGATTAGGAAGCTTATGTTTGCAGTCACGGTCAGTAATTGTCTTCAGGCAAAGGTTATTTTGAGAGGGATGCATGTTGTTCCGAATAGATCCCTGGCAATGGGGAGCTTATGgtttacagttatgtccaatGGTCTTACAGATATATTCATATGAAAGTCTTAAAGTGATATTTGTTCCAATGAGATCCTTTGCTGTATGCTAAAAAGGTCAAGTGCAACATGATTGTCCAGTGAGagaaaagttgtgcatttctaGTAAAGAAAcaacaggggttgacatagcccagaaatttgcactggcccacagggccagtaggttttgaaagttactggcccgacactgCACAcagctccgcaggtgcttgcaactttaggggggtccgggggcatgcccccccggaaaattttaatatggggaaatttggtgcattctggtgacatctagcacttatttatacacttttcaattactgaaaatagagcatatcaaacttaaatctgctctagtctgtttcagatgttttgaagagagcactgcagtgaagtaggtaacactagttaagaagttttcatgctgcccagggctccagactaacttttttcactaggagcacagtggcccccaactgaaaattttaggggcacaaccagaaaatttaggggcgcataccgtaaatcaacatgctaaccaaatctactaatttccactgtattactattaataaaatactttaataatagatgcaaaaATTACAATGCGCCGTTtgaaattcagtgtcacattttattctgcacttttgaaaatgcaacaaggtaaactgacaaaagcatcgctgtcacGATACAACGATACAAGCAGCGTTGTAtcggagattttatttttaggccatatcgcccagcactactttagttacttaattaaattaaataattgaaaaattaaataaaattaaattactgagatcattcagctaactagaaatacttactgcttacagtgttgtaaagaaaaagaaaattaagtagtttgacaTTATACTCCATTTGactctgagattcaggtatttggagttgcctgtGATTCTTtaacattcagcttaaagcttagtgcatacagtttcatcttcaatgcattcattaaatatcttgctgtccatactactaattccacccattactccatctaacatattcctatctattcctgccatgtcttccacatctctgacatgcttcagtctctcttcagtgacggtgtcgaatttatgatcatcgcggtgaaaaaccaccagggggcgcgctgatatgtgtgtcagtttaaatatatctgtctaaaatgtaataataacccactggcttgttccttcgttgttgctgtttaacattgtttagtattgaattgttactttcaataaagtttgaaaaaaaaagtagagtgagcgcgtgccgcgtggtgctcggcagcgacagccgcgcgcgcaggcgggagaggaggagaagagtgataaaaggtttcccatagaaacccttgaagtctgaacacagcactagcagaaaaagtgaattataaagatgaggtaaatctacacgttttcgcaaaatatactttattgaaaaaggtgaaaaatgtattaaccgttagatattttagtggcccgagcggacaagtaaaaaataaagtcttgtggtccgtactgcttgaaaaacaggaccgggccagcggacaaatggctatgtcgagccctgaacaaaaaggaaatctaaactttgtgttactgcaGACGCTTAAGGCCTCTTAAACATAGAAAATGTTGCATCATATGTTGAACCTGAGAAAACAGCAGCGGTGTAATAACAGGGTAATAACTTGTGGTCAACTAAAGTGTCCGTGTCAGCAACTAAGCTTGTTATGGTAAGAAATGTAAGTATTtggaaaaacatctgcagaaaaaaGCATGAAATTATAATCCAAGGGACTGTAGTTCTAGAGTTTGGTGTTCATGTTCTATAATTTACCCTAAgaggttttttaaaacaacaaaagggtTTTTCTCCTGCAATTTTCACTAACACGGTCTCTGAAAACTGCTGAAGTTGAGGCCTCTCCCTCTTGGACTTTAGTTGTCAGGTAGGGGGCAGTATAGTATAAAAATGCATAGAATGAAGGCTGGTTATGCttcacaaaaatcacaaatcCATTTGCT
The Oryzias latipes chromosome 13, ASM223467v1 DNA segment above includes these coding regions:
- the gosr1 gene encoding Golgi SNAP receptor complex member 1; protein product: MAGLGSSNYWEDLRKQARQLENELDLKLVSFSKLCTSYSSSRDGRRGDTSDTTPLLNNSTQDRMFDTMSVEIEQLLAKLTAVNDKMAEYTNTPGTASLNAALMHTLQRHRDILQDYTHEFHKTKGNFLAIREREDLLGSVRKDIETYKSGSGVNNRRTELFLKEHEHLRNSDRLMDDTISIAMATKENMTSQRSILKSIQSRVNTLANRFPAINSLIQRINLRKRRDSLILGTVIGVCTILLLLYAFH